A window from Argopecten irradians isolate NY chromosome 3, Ai_NY, whole genome shotgun sequence encodes these proteins:
- the LOC138319773 gene encoding uncharacterized protein yields the protein MAKSSRQSVQAIKWKHRSWQRYLETREMRKYNEYVKARNKVKTLVRKFKKCLEKDIAKDVKTNPKKFWRYANSKTKSKSGITELHIKCGKELTIAHSDQDKANALADYFSSVFTVEPQDDIPVLKKLSIENPFINTDISELEVLNILKSLNPTKSPGADNIHPKVLKETADILKTPLCEIFNWSLKTGELPQYLEGSPITAIHKKGDKKNAGNYRPWTEVIDQGGSIQTIYLDFMKAFDTVPHLRLIGKLKSYGLSPEIIKWVESFLTNRKQQVSVNGELSK from the exons ATGGCAAAATCCTCTCGACAATCTGTACAGGCTATAAAATGGAAACATAGGAGCTGGCAGAGATATCTTGAAACCAGGGAAATGCGGAAATATAACGAATACGTGAAAGCAAGAAACAAAGTTAAAACATTAGTAAGGAAATTTAAAAAGTGTTTAGAAAAGGATATCGCTAAAGATGTCAAGACGAATCCGAAAAAGTTTTGGAGATATGCAAATTCAAAAACTAAATCGAAATCCGGAATCACAGAGCTGCACATTAAATGTGGAAAGGAACTGACCATCGCCCACTCTGATCAAGATAAAGCAAATGCATTAGCGGACTATTTTTCAAGTGTTTTCACCGTAGAACCACAAGATGATATTCCCGTATTGAAGAAACTTAGCATAGAAAATCCATTTATTAACACTGATATATCAGAACTGGaagtattaaatattttgaagtcATTAAATCCAACCAAATCACCAGGAGCAGATAATATTCACCCGAAAGTATTAAAAGAAACAGCGGACATACTGAAGACTCCTTTGTGTGAAATATTTAACTGGTCACTGAAAACAGGAGAACTCCCCCAATACCTGGAAGGAAGTCCGATAACTGCGATCCACAAAAAAGGAGACAAGAAAAATGCAGGGAATTACAGGCCA TGGACAGAAGTTATCGACCAAGGAGGATCAATCCAAACCATTTATCTAGACTTCATGAAAGCCTTCGACACAGTGCCACACCTACGGCTCATCGGCAAACTAAAATCATACGGATTATCACCTGAAATCATCAAATGGGTAGAAAGTTTTTTAACTAACCGGAAACAGCAAGTATCGGTAAACGGAGAACTGTCAAAATAG